Proteins encoded within one genomic window of Marasmius oreades isolate 03SP1 chromosome 6, whole genome shotgun sequence:
- a CDS encoding uncharacterized protein (CAZy:GH29), with amino-acid sequence MLPLLLGVLAGASATFAAAATLQPFPFTGIVLDPFLNNNAASPDGSANFDDHGGSYDSRFLPTGPFTYDGITYNLPSSWGSGKNDNVIAMTQVIPLDKPTFIHEIHFLFVTDSNGDGVFSSDSTLNFPDNTSEVLQLQARNWWSWPIINLGAIQTPYNFINNGADKNWNGTHIYQWSTSVTSEKQLESLTLPDLNPDRRLHFFGIAYSPASNPSNPSGPALAIRRTRFTNRWENVGDTRAQVVEVTIANLLPSNALSANNSLNAKHTIEISGSGIKTLTPGIVNRLVPGDQVRVDVLVSGVQDGTNASVEVKDQNGQSLGVSDGWAASALIQNWTPDTNVLTKHETPTWWNNAKYGILQDSIHWGVYSVPAWSPPNSYAEWYNWWLHEDPHDTDNPTFKHHLETYGENVVYDDFIANFTAAKWNASEWLDLFDRAGAKYFVLVTKHHDGYTLFDSGNSTHRSSVYTGPKRDFVAELFETAAREKPHIHRGTFSPDYAKYGFSSWPGGLAHNVFNISELEPYTGELDISDYLTDIQLPHMLQLANQYETEIMWCDIGGPNKTLDFAAQFYTEAFAKGRQVTINNRCGAVPDYSTPEYTSFNAIQATSWESNAGMDPFSYGFNSATNASQYKNGTTLVRTLVDIVSKGGNFLIDVGPTAEGEIIAPMANNLLDTGGWLQHSGGCIYDTHYWFQGSQDTDVVPGANAARFTTTPDTFCIVVFDPPSDGQLVVNKRLPLLPGDEIRFLSTTPGNPLPWTMDASTGKVTVDVTGSASAIRQVQFGWAFQVNFELDA; translated from the exons ATGTTACCTCTACTTCTCGGGGTGCTCGCAGGTGCTTCTGCCACTtttgcagcagcagcaactcTACAACCTTTCCCCTTTACCGGGATAGTCCTTGACCCGTTCCTCAATAACAACGCTGCATCTCCCGACGGCTCCGCCAATTTTGACGACCATGGTGGCAGTTACGATAGTCGGTTCCTTCCGACAGGGCCTTTCACATACGATGGCATCACG TACAACTTGCCCTCAAGCTGGGGTTCTGGCAAGAACGACAACGTTATTGCGATGACCCAAGTGATACCCCTCGATAAACCCACCTTCATACATGAGATTCACTTCTTATTCGTTACCGATTCCA ATGGAGACGGTGTCTTTTCCTCCGACTCGACACTTAATTTCCCAGACAACACTTCTGAGGTTCTCCAAC TGCAAGCCAGAAATTGGTGGTCATGGCCAATCATCAACCTTGGAGCTATTCAAAC ACCTTACAACTTCATCAATAACGGAGCGGATAAGAATTGGAACGGCACTCACATCTACCAATGGTCTACTTCAGTCACATCCGAAAAGCAACTCGAAAGCCTAACTCTACCTGACCTAAATCCTGATCGGCGGTTGCACTTCTTCGGGATCGCTTACTCTCCTGCCTCGAACCCATCGAACCCTTCGGGACCTGCTCTTGCCATTCGTAGAACGAGATTCACAAATCGATGGGAGAATGTAGGTGATACGCGTGCACAGGTGGTGGAGGTCACTATCGCAAATTTGCTACCGAGTAATGCGCTCTCAGCCAACAACTCCCTCAATGCAAAGCATACCATTGAGATCTCTGGATCTGGTATCAAGACTCTGACGCCTGGAATAGTCAATCGGTTGGTTCCCGGTGACCAAGTTCGAGTGGATGTCCTGGTCTCTGgcgttcaagatggaacaaATGCTTCCGTTGAGGTGAAAGACCAGAATGGTCAAAGTTTGGGGGTTTCAGACGGATGGGCAGCAAGTGCTTTGATTCAGAATTGGACGCCGGATACCAATGTTCTTACGAAACATGAAACCCCGACATGG TGGAACAACGCGAAATACGGGATCTTGCAA GACAGTATTCACTGGGGTGTTTATAGTGTTCCGGCCTGG TCACCTCCGAACTCATACGCGGAATGGTACAA TTGGTGGTTACACGAGGACCCTCATGACACGGACAATCCAACGTTCAAACATCACTTGGAAACTTATGGAGAG AACGTGGTTTATGACGATTTCATTGCCAACTTCACTGCGGCCAAATGGAATGCGAGCGAATGGCTCGACCTGTTCGATCGGGCCGGAGCGAAGTATTTTGTTCTAGTCACC AAACATCATGATGGCTATACTCTCTTCGACTCAGGCAACTCCACTCACCGAAGCAGTGTCTATACCGGTCCGAAACGCGATTTCGTAGCTGAACTTTTTGAAACGGCTGCAAGAGAAAAACCTCATATCCATAGAGGAAC GTTCAGCCCCGATTATGCCAAATACGGCTTTAGCAGTTGGCCTGGGGGCTTGGCTCACAATGTGTTCAACATTTCCGAGCTGGAACCCTACACAGGAGAACTGGACATTTCCGATTATCTTACCGATATTCAGCTGCCGCATATGCTTCAATTAGCGAATCAATACGAGACAGAGATCATG TGGTGTGACATTGGAGGACCCAACAAGACACTCGATTTTGCGGCTCAATTCTACACTGAAGCGTTTGCGAAGGGGCGACAGGTCACCATAAACAATC GATGCGGAGCAGTGCCCGACTATTCTACGCCAGAGTACACATCATTCAATGCCATTCAAGCCACCAGTTGGGAATCTAATGCGGGAATGGATCCGTTCAGTTACGGATTCAACTCTGCTACCAATGCAAGCCAGTACAAGAATGGTACCACCCTAGTACGGACGCTGGTGGATATTGTGTCAAAGGGTGGAAACTT CCTCATCGATGTAGGGCCCACTGCGGAAGGAGAAATCATCGCCCCGATGGCCAATAACTTACTCGATACAGGCGGTTGGCTTCAACACTCTGGAGGATGCATATACGATACC CACTACTGGTTCCAAGGCTCCCAAGATACCGATGTAGTACCAGGAGCTAATGCTGCTCGTTTCACTACGACTCCAGACACATTCTGCATCGTCGTCTTTGATCCACCAAGTGATGGCCAACTTGTTGTTAACAAACGACTTCCGCTTCTTCCTGGAGATGAGATCAGGTTCCTCAGTACCACGCCTGGGAATCCCTTACCATGGACGATGGATGCATCGACGGGTAAGGTGACTGTCGATGTGACGGGGAGTGCTAGTGCGATAAGACAAGTGCAGTTTGGATGGGCGTTCCAAgtgaactttgaacttgacgCATAA